ATATAAGCTAAAGTCAGCATAGGTGCACCAACAAACAATGCTACAGCTTCACCCCAAGATGGCAGTCCCTCTATTAATACCATGATGAGTTGTAGAGCAAGACCCACGCTACCTCCCAAAATGATCAGCATCATGGTGATCCTACGTACCTCGTGCAGTATTCGACGTTTACAGAAATAGGCCCCCATTAAAAACATCCCTAATATTTGCGGGTAGAAGACCAGCATATTAAAGAAAGACGATATATAATCATTTAGCCGTTGAACGATAATCTGCTGATAAGTGCCCTCTCCATAGATCGCGGCATCCCGTTCTTGAAAATAAACGCCCATCTGATGAGCATCCGCTTTACTTAAAGGCTCAAATTCGTTCGTATCTGTAGAAGAAATCAGGCTAGCTCCAGTAAGAAGAACCGGAACTATCAATAACAGAGACAGTGACCAGATCAAAAGCGTTTTCGGTTTACAGCGCTGAAAGATTAATAGCAGAAAGCCTAAAATTGCGTAATGTGTCAGAATATCTCCATACCAAATAAAGATTCCATGAATGATACCAAACACAAGTAAGGCAATCAGTCTCCGGACATAGATAGGGGTGAATTTCCTGCCTTTTGCCAGGCTGCTCTCCTGTAACAACACCATACCAAAACCAAATAAAAAGGAAAAAATCAACATGAATTTCCCATCAATAACAATGCCGCGAAACAGTAAAAAGATCTCATTGTACCACCCTGACCATAACTCGGCCCCAAAAGAAATCGTTTGTAACGACGTCGTGAAAAAACTGATATTCGCTAAAAATATACCGAATAAAGCAAAGCCTCTTAAACTATCAATGAGTGTAATTCTTTGATGCTGAACGGTTGCCATGTTCGTTCCTCCTTATCATTGTGCCTTCAGGTTAAGGTACAATAATAAAGAAAGTATAAAGTTAAATGCGGATTATTTCCGTTCAACTGTTGTCCCCGGATTTCTTTATCCTTTCTTTAGAATTTACGTGTATGCTAGTTGGATACTATTTATTGATCGCTATGTTTTGGAGGATTTATATGTCGAAGGAAACGATTCTGTTGGTTGATGATGAAGAAGAAATTATTAGTTTTATAAAAGATGCCCTTGAGCTTGAAGGCTATGAAGTATTAACCGCAGGAAGCGGACAAGAGGCTCTTATACAGAGCAGGCTTATGCCTACACTTATTATTCTTGATGTCATGATGCCTGAAATGAATGGCATTGAGGTTTGTGAGCGGCTGCGGGAATTCACCGATTGTCCCATTGTATTTTTAAGTGCCTGCCAAAGTGAAACGGATCGAATTCAGGGCCTGGCGGCTGGCGGTGATGACTATTTGTTAAAGCCCTTCAGTCTGGCCGAATTAAAAGCTAGAATTCATGCCCATCTGCGGCGGGAAAAGCGAGTGCACACGCAAAGGGAGCAAGGAATGTTGCGTCTTCAGTCCCTGTTGATCGATTGTAAAGGCCATTCTGTAAGCTATAACGGGCAGAACATTGCCCTTACGAACAAGGAATTTATGATTGTAGAGCTGCTGTCCTTGCATCAAGGACAGGTTTTTTCACGGGAACAAATTTACGAAAAAATCTGGGGTTTTGACGCAGAAGGAGACGACTCCACCGTAACAGAACATATCAAAAAAATACGGGCTAAGCTGGCTGCGTATGCTCAAGACAAGAACTATATTCAGACGGTTTGGGGTATTGGTTACAAATGGGACGTGAAATGATTAGACCGCGTTCGATCAAAAGCACGTTTGCCCGCCACTTCTCCTGGGTAATCGTGTGCAGCCTACTGACGACACTTGTCACTTGGGGACTACTCTTTCTGTTATTCAATTACTTCTTTAACCATGATATCATTCTTCCGGCCAATCATTATGAAGGGCAGATTCCCGTAATTTCAGAGTATGTGCGAACGGAGGGAGATTCCGTCATCAGCAAGCAGGGACAACCGGCATTGGAAAGGCTCATTCCTTCTGAAGGAATGTCCTATCGTGTAGTCTCTTTATCCGGTGATTTCCTGTATGGAGATCTGGAATTCCATGAGCCGTTGAACAAAAGCGATATCCTTGACCGCTTAAATCAAACATTCTCAGGAATAAATCAAGTCATTAAATATATTCCTGTTCAATCCGATCAGGGAGATCTGTTAGGGGCTCTTTTGCTAGGATATTCTCTTAAGGTAAAAACAGCAAATCCAGTGTTCTCTCCCTTGGTCACCTTCGGATTTCTAACCTTTTTTCTGTCGCCTTTTCTGTATGTCATCATCTTCACTTACATTTTCGGAAGGCGGTTTAGTCGAAAGATAAATAATCCTTTACAGCAATTATTACATGGGGCAGAGCGTATTAAGGAACGGGACTTACATTTTTCCATAACCGAGAATTGCTCCATAACTGAAGTTAATCAGCTTACGATTGCTTTTGAAGAAATGCGCCAGGAGCTTGAACAATCCATTGAAAGGGAATGGAAGCTGGAGCAAGAAAGAAGCACGATGTTTGCCGCACTAGCTCACGATTTACGCACACCGCTAACGATTATTCAGGGGCATGTGGAGGGCCTTATGCAGATGAACGGGGACATTCGTGAGGAACGACTCCCTCAATACCTTCAAGTGATCAAACGCAACACAAATCGGGCATCTAATCTTCTTCAGGATATGAATACGATTGCGGAAATCGAAAAAGTATCATTTCAACTAAATCCCATCCCTATGGATATAGATGAATTCATTGATGATAAAGAGGCTGAATATGTGGCCTTATGCAGAGAAAAAAATATTACCTTTCAAACGGAACTAACAGATAAGCGCGGTGTCAAACCCCTCATCTCCTTCGATCCCTATCGAATCATTCAGGTCTTGGACAACCTTGTTGCTAATAGCATCCGATATACCCCGCATTCAGGGAAAATCCTCTGGAGTGTAGAGTTAACCGAACAGCAGGTCTCCATGGCCATAACCGATAACGGAACCGGATTTCATAATCAAGATCTGGAGCAAGTGTTTGAGCAATTCTATCAGGGGCATGCCCGATCTGTAAGACAAAAAGGTCATTCCGGACTTGGATTGTATATCGCAAAATTGTTGGTTCAGCATCACAGCGGGCATATTATCGCAGAAAACAACCTTCATGTCGGGGCCACCGTACGATTTACATTTCCTATTAAAAAATAATCAAAAAAATCCATGGCATGATCGCCATGGATTTTGGTGTATTAACTTAGGCTCAGCGAAACCGGACAGTGATCACTTCCCATCACCTGGCAGTCGATTTCTGCATCCTTCACCTTCTCTTCCAAACGGGCGGACACCAGAAAATAATCGATACGCCAGCCGATATTCCGCTCTCTCACTTTCGGCATATAAGACCACCAGCTGTACACGTCGGTACGATCTGGGTATAGAAACCGGAAGGTGTCGATAAATCCGGCTGCCAACAGATCTGTCATCTTCCCCCGCTCTTCCAGCGTAAAGCCGGAGTTGCCCAGATTGGACTTCGCATTTTTCAGATCGATCTCCTGATGCGCGACATTTAAATCCCCGCATACGATAACCGGTTTGAGTTCATCCAGCTGCAGCAAATAGCAGCGGAACCGTTCCTCCCATTCGATTCTGTAATCCAATCGGCTAAGATCTCGTTTCGCGTTAGGTGTATATACATTCACGAGATAAAAGTTCTCAAATTCCAGTGTGATAATTCTTCCTTCCGATTCGCTATCCTCTTCAATGCCGTACCTAACAGACAAAGGCGGTATTTTGGTAAACACAGCGGTTCCAGAATAACCTTTCTTTAAAGCATAGTTCCAGTATTGATCATATTCAGGGCCCAGATCAAGCTCAATCTGCCCTTCCTGCAACTTCGTTTCTTGAACGCAAAAAATATCGGCATCAGCTTGTTTAAAATAATCAATAAAGCCTTTGGTTACACAGGCCCGCAAACCGTTGACATTCCAGGATACCAGCTTCAAAATCTTAACCTCCAATCGAATATATATATAGAAGAAATTCTATGATTCTATGAGTCTCACAAATTCTATTATCTTATCATGGGTGCTCAATGCTGACAATCTCACCTGTCTTGACCTAAAAATACATATTTATATGAATAGTCAGGCGTGAACAGTAACAACATAAAGGTTGGCGGTATTTCCGCTGTAAGCTTCAATATAAGCAAACAGCCCACCGAAGGAGGACCTTGATCATGACAGGAAGAAATAACAAACCGAAAAATGACGGACCATCCAGCAGCCCGGATAGATTGGATCAGTACGGAGACAAACTCGCATCCCATAACGAAGAGGAATTCACTTCTGCTACCGAGGAGCACTGCCGGGAGGAAAAGTAACCGGAACAGATGCCTACAACAAAACGGGGCTGTCCCAAAAGGTTCATGAACCTGGGACGCCCCTATGTTTGTTGTAAGACGCTACGAATACGAATCATTCCGCCAGTCGAGCGGACACAAGGAATAATCGATACACCAGAATCGGTCGCGGTTATCTCTACCGCTTCATGAATCCCTTGTCCTGCAAATATTCCTTCATATGAAGGCGCACCGGTTCCGACAGACGCTTCGCCATAAACTGCGACCAGGCCGCTGTGGATTTACCTCCGCTCCGGGCACGCATGTATTCGGCATACGTGTTGTCGTAGGTTTTAACTTCCTCCACGGTTTTCGTTGCATCGTATGTTCCATGGTGAAGTACTCCCTCTAGAGGCAGACGGGGGCGAATACCGGGATCCTGATCCGGATAGCCGACACACATGCCGAACACCGGATACACGAGCTCCGGCAATTTCAGTTGTTCTGCAAATTCCGCAATTTGGTTCCGTACCCCGCCGATATATACGATCCCGAGGCCCATGGATTCCGCAGCAACCGCAGCATTTTGTGCAGCCAGCGCGGCATCTACTGTCGCCACGATTAAATTTTCAGTCGAATCCACATAACTCGGTTGATCGCCCAAATGCGCCTCACTCACTTTTTGCAAACGATATAAATCTGCACACCATACGAGAAATACCGGACACTCTACAATATAAGCCTGATTACCGGCTAGAGCTGATAAAGCCCGCTTCTGCTCCGGATCTGTTACGGCAATGACGCTGTATGCCTGCACACTGCTAGAACTGGAAGCCATCTGCCCCGCCGCGATGATCATCTCCAGCTGTTCCTCGGTAACCATCCTGTCCGTATATTTACGGATGGATCGGTGATTCATCAACAGAGATAATGTTTCATTCACTTGGTATCCTCAACTCCCAGTCCTTTGAATATAAATTGTATCGCTTGCTGTGAAATAAGCTCCGGATCGGCATCTTTAAACCCTAGCAAAGGCTCGTTATTAATCATCAATTTATGAGATAAACACACCCCCATCACCATGAGCAATGCCTCTCCTGACGATTCAAAATGAAACTTACCCTGGGACTTTCCACGATCCAGCAGCTGCTTTACCGCACTCCATACGGGACGTAAAAAAGACAGTACGACCTCTTTGCGTGGCGTGCGCATCGTCAGCTCTTGCTGAACGATATCGCTTAGCTCTGTATCAATTAGCGTATACTTTACGATCTCATGGATAGCAAAAGCAAGACCGCTCACCGGCTCATCCATCCGTTCCTTATATTGATCCATATCATAGCCCGGAAATAACTGTTCAAAAATCGCTGTAAACATCTTGTCTTTGCCACCAAAATGATAGGATACAAGCGCGATATTGACGGAGGCATCATCGCATATTTGCCGAACGGAAGTCCCTTCAAACCCTTGCTTGGCAAACAGCTTTTTGGCAGACATTAATATACGCGTTTTCACATCCAGCTCAGGCTGTTCCTGTTCCATCCGACTGTCCCCTTTAAACGTTCTTCCATCTATTATGGAACTTCAGCCTGGACAGCGCAAGGTGCGGAAAACAGCAATAAGTGAAAGGTTACGTTCAAGCAGAGGTCAGCGTTGGGATATGCTGTGTGGATTCACCGCTTCGACTAGAGTGTCGGTTTTTTCTTAGAGCTGTAACTGCTGCTGAAATGACGAGAGAGATAATAGCTGTCACTGCAAGCCCAAGTAAGTCTTTCCCCAGATGGACGCCGCCGAATAAAATGTTCATCAGACCTTCAACAGCATAGGTGGCAGGAAGCAAATCTCCCGTAGTCTGAAAGCCTGCACCAAGCATCTGTCTTGGAATCATCGCCCCCGAGGTAACTAGCTGCAAGGATAAAAGCGTAATATTAAACAACATGCCCCCTATTCCAAAAACTATAAGGAACATCTGGGAAAACACAAGAAACAC
Above is a window of Paenibacillus uliginis N3/975 DNA encoding:
- a CDS encoding DUF418 domain-containing protein; protein product: MATVQHQRITLIDSLRGFALFGIFLANISFFTTSLQTISFGAELWSGWYNEIFLLFRGIVIDGKFMLIFSFLFGFGMVLLQESSLAKGRKFTPIYVRRLIALLVFGIIHGIFIWYGDILTHYAILGFLLLIFQRCKPKTLLIWSLSLLLIVPVLLTGASLISSTDTNEFEPLSKADAHQMGVYFQERDAAIYGEGTYQQIIVQRLNDYISSFFNMLVFYPQILGMFLMGAYFCKRRILHEVRRITMMLIILGGSVGLALQLIMVLIEGLPSWGEAVALFVGAPMLTLAYIGIFAVVYQKRAWRNVLHIFSYPGKMAFTNYLLQSILCGLLFYSYGLGWYGTIEPIWQMLLVIIIFALQIVFSKIWLKRLPLGPFEYIWRLFTYWGNPVKKGRMVNNQLTK
- a CDS encoding response regulator transcription factor; this translates as MSKETILLVDDEEEIISFIKDALELEGYEVLTAGSGQEALIQSRLMPTLIILDVMMPEMNGIEVCERLREFTDCPIVFLSACQSETDRIQGLAAGGDDYLLKPFSLAELKARIHAHLRREKRVHTQREQGMLRLQSLLIDCKGHSVSYNGQNIALTNKEFMIVELLSLHQGQVFSREQIYEKIWGFDAEGDDSTVTEHIKKIRAKLAAYAQDKNYIQTVWGIGYKWDVK
- a CDS encoding sensor histidine kinase, producing the protein MIRPRSIKSTFARHFSWVIVCSLLTTLVTWGLLFLLFNYFFNHDIILPANHYEGQIPVISEYVRTEGDSVISKQGQPALERLIPSEGMSYRVVSLSGDFLYGDLEFHEPLNKSDILDRLNQTFSGINQVIKYIPVQSDQGDLLGALLLGYSLKVKTANPVFSPLVTFGFLTFFLSPFLYVIIFTYIFGRRFSRKINNPLQQLLHGAERIKERDLHFSITENCSITEVNQLTIAFEEMRQELEQSIEREWKLEQERSTMFAALAHDLRTPLTIIQGHVEGLMQMNGDIREERLPQYLQVIKRNTNRASNLLQDMNTIAEIEKVSFQLNPIPMDIDEFIDDKEAEYVALCREKNITFQTELTDKRGVKPLISFDPYRIIQVLDNLVANSIRYTPHSGKILWSVELTEQQVSMAITDNGTGFHNQDLEQVFEQFYQGHARSVRQKGHSGLGLYIAKLLVQHHSGHIIAENNLHVGATVRFTFPIKK
- a CDS encoding exodeoxyribonuclease III, which codes for MKLVSWNVNGLRACVTKGFIDYFKQADADIFCVQETKLQEGQIELDLGPEYDQYWNYALKKGYSGTAVFTKIPPLSVRYGIEEDSESEGRIITLEFENFYLVNVYTPNAKRDLSRLDYRIEWEERFRCYLLQLDELKPVIVCGDLNVAHQEIDLKNAKSNLGNSGFTLEERGKMTDLLAAGFIDTFRFLYPDRTDVYSWWSYMPKVRERNIGWRIDYFLVSARLEEKVKDAEIDCQVMGSDHCPVSLSLS
- the nfsA gene encoding oxygen-insensitive NADPH nitroreductase, which translates into the protein MNETLSLLMNHRSIRKYTDRMVTEEQLEMIIAAGQMASSSSSVQAYSVIAVTDPEQKRALSALAGNQAYIVECPVFLVWCADLYRLQKVSEAHLGDQPSYVDSTENLIVATVDAALAAQNAAVAAESMGLGIVYIGGVRNQIAEFAEQLKLPELVYPVFGMCVGYPDQDPGIRPRLPLEGVLHHGTYDATKTVEEVKTYDNTYAEYMRARSGGKSTAAWSQFMAKRLSEPVRLHMKEYLQDKGFMKR
- a CDS encoding TetR family transcriptional regulator encodes the protein MEQEQPELDVKTRILMSAKKLFAKQGFEGTSVRQICDDASVNIALVSYHFGGKDKMFTAIFEQLFPGYDMDQYKERMDEPVSGLAFAIHEIVKYTLIDTELSDIVQQELTMRTPRKEVVLSFLRPVWSAVKQLLDRGKSQGKFHFESSGEALLMVMGVCLSHKLMINNEPLLGFKDADPELISQQAIQFIFKGLGVEDTK